The nucleotide sequence ACTGGAGGGGCAAGGGCATTTCGCCGATCTCGTCGAGAAAGATGGTGCCGCCTTCGGCCATCTCGAAAAAGCCCACCCGGCCCTTGGGGTGGGCCCCGGTGAAGGCTCCGGGGGCGTAGCCAAAGAGTTCCGATTCGATCAGGTTTTCCGGGATGGAGGCGCAGTCCACCTTGACGAAGGGCTTCTCGCGCCGGGGGCTGGCCTCGTGGATCATGCGGGCGAAGAGTTCCTTGCCCACGCCCGTTTCGCCCAGGACCAGGGCCACGGCGTCGGTGGCGGCCACCCGACGCAGCAGGTCCATCAGGCGCTTCATGGCCGAGTTCTCGGCGATAAAGCTCGTGATGCCTCCGCCCTCGCGGATGAAGAAATCCATCTGGTGCTGGTAGGTCTCGATGAGCTCCTGCTGGCGGGAGATGCGTTCGCGCATCCGGGCCATGAGCGTGATGTCGCGGGCGTAGAGCACCACCAGGCTGACCTTGCCGTCGGGGTCGCGGATGGGCTTGCCGTCGATGGTCATGGAGCGGTTGTCGCGGGTGACCTGGATGGAGGAGGCGGGGCGGCCGGTGGCGACGATTTCCGGGGTGATGGGGGCGATGTTGAAAAGCCCTTCGCGCTTGAGCTCTTCGACGTTTTTGCCGATGAGTTCGGCCTTGGCCATGCCGGTGAGTTGTTCGTAGGCGGCGTTGGCCTTGAGGGCATAGCCGTCGCGGTCGGCGATAAAGACGCCGTCCTCGATGCTGTCGAGGATGGCGTCGAGGTGTCCGGCCACGGGGTCGAGGGGTTTATGCACTTTTTTTCCCAAGGCGGGCCTCTTTTAACGAAGGGTTTGTCCCATTTTTCCCAAGCACGGCCAGTCCGCCTCGTGCAATAGCGCAACTCGTGGCGTTTCCGCAACATGTTGCAATTTTGCCAAGCCACTGTTTTTCCAGGGTTTGCGGATTTTCAGCCTAGAACAGTCGATGCTTTTTTGCAACATGGCATGGCTTTTTCGAGGATTCATCAGACGCCTAAAAAAAATATCTAACAAAATAAGCATATTAAATAAATGGCACGCCCGTTGCTAATAGAGAAGCAACAACGCGTGAGCAGCCGCAAACACCCTGCGAAGTTTTTATAAAGGAGACCGCCATGAACGCCGAAGCCACCACCGCCAAGACCCGCCTGACCGTGAAGCCCCTGGACAACTACACCATCGAAGGCACCAGCGAATGTTCCGCCTGCGGACGCGCCGTGAAGATGCAGCTTCTTATCGAAAACGACATCATCGTCGACGCCGGCGGTACGGTCGAGAGCTGCGGCTACAGCCGCGAGTGCATGGCCGCTCTGTGCGCCACCGTCAAGGGCATGAGCGTTCTGGACGCCCAGACCGTGTCCAGCGAAGATTTCCAGCCGCTGATGACCCGCGTCATCGAAAAGCTCGGCTGCGACAACTGGTGTGTGGCGGCGTTGCGCATCGCCCTGCGCAACTATCGCCTCCGGGAAGCGGCCTAGGCACCCCGCTCCCCAGCATCGGACACAACCCGTCCCACGCGGGCGTCCGGACAGGCCGGGAACCGACCGCCGCTATCGGTTCCCGGCCTTTTTTGCGCCCTTTTCCCGGCTTTCGTCGCCGGCCTTTGACAGTCCCCCCCGGCTCCCGTAGGACTAGATCAGAGTCCCACCCAAACGCCGCCGTCAGGGGAGCACGCCATGGCCAAGTCCGCCGCCCCGGATTTTCACCAGATCGAATCCCTCGGAGAGGACATCAAGCGGTACGTCCTGTCCATCCTCGGCAACGACCTCTACCCGCCCGATCCCTTTCGCTACTACAGCGGCCTAGCCTACGCCATCCGTGAACGCCTCATCAAGATGTGGCTGGCCACCCAGGCCTCGTATTACGACTCCATGTCCAAGCGGGTCTACTACCTGTCCATGGAGTTTTTGCCCGGCCGGTTCCTCATGAACTACATCACCAACATGGGCATGGAGGACGGTTGCCGCCAGGCCGCCGCCGACCTGGGCTTCGGCCTGGACGACCTGGCCGAGGAGGAGCGCGACGCTGGCCTTGGCAACGGGGGCCTGGGACGTCTGGCCTCCTGCTACATGGACTCCATGGCCACCCAGCGCATCCCGGGCTATGGCTATGGCATCCTCTACGACTACGGCCTGTTTCATCAGCGCATCGTGAACGGTTGGCAGGAGGAGGAGGCCGACAACTGGCGTCGCCACGGCAGTCCCTGGGTCATCGACCGGGTGGAGCATCTCTATGAGGTGAAATTCTACGGCCGCAGCGAAGCCTACAACGACCCCCAAGGCGTCCTGCGCTACCGCTGGGCCGAGGCCGACACGGTCATGGCCATGCCCTGCGACATTCTTATCCCCGGCCACGGCGGCAAACACGTCACCAACATGCGGCTGTGGGCCGCCGCCTCGTCCACCGGCTTTTCCCTGCGCGACTTCAACCAGGGCGATTTCTTGGGGGCCATGCAGTCGAAAATCCATTCGGAAAACATTTCCAAGGTGCTCTACCCCAACGATGAACCCATCCAGGGCAAGGAACTGCGCCTGCGCCAGCAGTATTTTCTAGTGGCCGCAACCCTTCGCGACATCATCCGCCGCCACAAGAAATCCGGCCCGGGCTTTGCCGAGTTCCCGGACCAGGTGGCCATCCAGCTCAACGACACCCACCCGACCATCGCCGTTGCCGAACTCATGCGCATTCTCGTGGACGAGGAGTTCCTCGGCTGGGACGAGGCCTGGGACATCTGCCGCCGCACCTTTGCCTACACCAACCACACCGTGCTGCCCGAGGCCCTGGAGACCTGGCCGGCCGATCTGCTGGGCCGGGTGCTGCCGCGCCATCTGGAAATCATCGCCGAGATCGACCGGCGCTTCCTGCTGGAGGTGGCTGTCGCCCATCCCGGCGACCAGGTTCGGCAAAACCGGCTGGCCATCATCGACCCGGCCAGCCGGCGGGTGCGCATGGCCCATTTGGCCATTGTGGGCAGCCACAAGGTCAACGGCGTGGCCAGGCTCCACTCCGACATCCTGCGCGAAAAGGTCTTTCCGGAGTTCGACGCCCTGTACCCGGGCAAGTTCACCAACGTCACCAACGGCATCACGCCCAGGCGCTGGCTGCTCCAGGCCAATCCGGCCCTGTCGCGGCTCATCACCTCGCGCATCGGCCCGGACTGGACCACCGACCTCGACCGGCTGGCCGAGCTGCTGCCCCTGGCCGACGACCCCGATTTCCGCAAGGACTGGCGGGCGGCCAAGCGGGAGAACAAGAAGCGCCTGGCCCGCTACGTGCTGCGCAAATCCGGCATGGGCATCAACCCGGACACGCTGTTTGACGTCCAGGTCAAGCGCATGCACGAATACAAGCGCCAATTTTTAAACGTCCTGCACGTGGTGACGCTGTATAACCGCCTGCGCCGCGACCCGGCCCTGGCCGTGCCGCCGCGCACGGTGCTCATCGGCGGCAAGGCCGCGCCGGGCTATTTTATGGCCAAGCGCATCATCCGGCTCATCACCGCCGTGGCCGAGACCGTAAACGCCGACGACGCCGTCAGAAGCCGGCTGCGGGTGGTGTTTTTGCCCAACTACTGCGTGTCCCAGGCGGAAAAAGTCATCCCGGCCGCCGACCTGTCCCAGCAGATTTCCACGGCCGGCATGGAAGC is from Solidesulfovibrio magneticus RS-1 and encodes:
- a CDS encoding sigma-54 interaction domain-containing protein; the encoded protein is MGKKVHKPLDPVAGHLDAILDSIEDGVFIADRDGYALKANAAYEQLTGMAKAELIGKNVEELKREGLFNIAPITPEIVATGRPASSIQVTRDNRSMTIDGKPIRDPDGKVSLVVLYARDITLMARMRERISRQQELIETYQHQMDFFIREGGGITSFIAENSAMKRLMDLLRRVAATDAVALVLGETGVGKELFARMIHEASPRREKPFVKVDCASIPENLIESELFGYAPGAFTGAHPKGRVGFFEMAEGGTIFLDEIGEMPLPLQSKLLRVLQDRELTPVGSSKSRKTNVRVIAATNRNLEAEAKVGTFRSDLFFRLRVAVLEIPPLRDRPDDILPLARMFLQRFGSRYRKRTTLSLESERILAHYNWPGNVRELENLIEGLVITCDSGRIEADELPTAMRVTECPLASDAPRPTGPATLAPPPMAAPEPDWERPYKEVIAAFERDYLEGAIEHFGSVGEAAKRLGLDRTTIFRKLKKAAGE
- a CDS encoding iron-sulfur cluster assembly scaffold protein, which encodes MNAEATTAKTRLTVKPLDNYTIEGTSECSACGRAVKMQLLIENDIIVDAGGTVESCGYSRECMAALCATVKGMSVLDAQTVSSEDFQPLMTRVIEKLGCDNWCVAALRIALRNYRLREAA
- a CDS encoding glycogen/starch/alpha-glucan phosphorylase, encoding MAKSAAPDFHQIESLGEDIKRYVLSILGNDLYPPDPFRYYSGLAYAIRERLIKMWLATQASYYDSMSKRVYYLSMEFLPGRFLMNYITNMGMEDGCRQAAADLGFGLDDLAEEERDAGLGNGGLGRLASCYMDSMATQRIPGYGYGILYDYGLFHQRIVNGWQEEEADNWRRHGSPWVIDRVEHLYEVKFYGRSEAYNDPQGVLRYRWAEADTVMAMPCDILIPGHGGKHVTNMRLWAAASSTGFSLRDFNQGDFLGAMQSKIHSENISKVLYPNDEPIQGKELRLRQQYFLVAATLRDIIRRHKKSGPGFAEFPDQVAIQLNDTHPTIAVAELMRILVDEEFLGWDEAWDICRRTFAYTNHTVLPEALETWPADLLGRVLPRHLEIIAEIDRRFLLEVAVAHPGDQVRQNRLAIIDPASRRVRMAHLAIVGSHKVNGVARLHSDILREKVFPEFDALYPGKFTNVTNGITPRRWLLQANPALSRLITSRIGPDWTTDLDRLAELLPLADDPDFRKDWRAAKRENKKRLARYVLRKSGMGINPDTLFDVQVKRMHEYKRQFLNVLHVVTLYNRLRRDPALAVPPRTVLIGGKAAPGYFMAKRIIRLITAVAETVNADDAVRSRLRVVFLPNYCVSQAEKVIPAADLSQQISTAGMEASGTGNMKFALNGALTIGTLDGANIEIMEAVGRENIFIFGLTAKEVEATRAAGYDPGRRVAADAELAEALDMIGRGYFTPSEPDLFTPILDNLLRHGDYYLVTADYRACLEAQDAVNALYLDPEAWTAASIRNTANMGFFSSDRAVLEYAKNIWNIEPLGE